The following proteins are co-located in the Malassezia restricta chromosome II, complete sequence genome:
- a CDS encoding glycerol-3-phosphate dehydrogenase has protein sequence MFRASLSRLTQQTSKAAANASAVAASNKGSQRNRVAILVTAAAVGAGTVLALTRRKEADEYALPHDVSPAQFWSPPTRTQMIEALKQSSPHSLRSDGSLDQAKSLLVPSHQAVGHSPIPEVEHAYHSPEEDDGDGFDLLVIGAGATGAGVALDGATRGLKVAMVDREDFGGETSSKSTKLIHGGVRYLEKAVKQLDWEQYKMVTEALRERKTFLHIAPYLTSPLPILIPAYSWWLIPYYYAGTFLYDLIAGKQNMGNSYVVSRNKALEAFPMLRAHNLAGGVVYYDGQQNDTRMNIALVLSAIQHGAVAANHCEVVALNKSDKGRIIGARLRDQMTGDEFDIRAKGVVNATGPFCDAIRRMDEPTVSEIVSPSSGVHVTFPGYFSPRGMGLLDPATSDGRVIFFLPWQGATIAGTTDVACKVEPHPLPGEKEIEWILDEVRNYLNTDVTVKRSDVLSAWSGLRPLVKDPSAPDTQSLVRNHMIHVSDSGLLTISGGKWTTYREMAEQTVDRAVEAFNLKPIRDCVTSQVRLIGSHSWSRTMYVRLLQEFGLDTDVAFHLSNSYGDRAWSVCSIAKPTGERYPLHGIRLDSQLPYIEAEVRYATRSEFAVKATDFIARRSRMSFLNTEATIEALPRIVDIMGEELDWSETRKQAEFSNAILFMASMGVDMTRVSELAKESLVKARTWKDHNSPRHLSPALSASPVMST, from the coding sequence ATGTTCCGTGCATCTTTGTCTCGGTTGACGCAGCAGACGTCCAAGGCGGCAGCGAATGCCTCCGCAGTTGCTGCATCAAACAAGGGGTCTCAGCGCAATCGTGTGGCTATTCTCGTAACggctgccgccgtcggtGCGGGTACAGTGTTGGCCCTCACGCGTCGGAAAGAGGCGGACGAGTATGCCCTGCCGCATGACGTGAGCCCCGCACAGTTCTGGTCGCCGCCCACGCGAACCCAGATGATCGAGGCCCTCAAGCAATCATCGCCGCATTCGCTGCGTTCGGATGGCAGTCTCGACCAGGCCAAGTCGCTGCTCGTGCCATCTCACCAGGCCGTGGGCCACAGCCCTATCCCTGAGGTCGAACATGCGTACCATTCGCCTGAGGAGGACGATGGAGATGGCTTTGATCTGCTTGTCATCGGTGCTGGTGCGACGGGCGCCGGTGTGGCGCTCGATGGTGCCACACGTGGCCTCAAAGTGGCGATGGTGGATCGTGAGGACTTTGGTGGCGAAACATCGTCTAAGTCCACGAAACTCATTCACGGTGGTGTGCGCTACCTTGAGAAGGCCGTCAAGCAGCTTGACTGGGAACAGTACAAGATGGTGACAGAGGCTCTGCGTGAGCGTAAGACCTTTTTGCACATTGCGCCCTACCTGACGTCGCCGCTGCCCATTTTGATTCCGGCATACTCTTGGTGGCTCATTCCCTACTACTATGCTGGCACATTCTTGTACGACCTTATTGCAGGCAAGCAGAACATGGGCAATTCGTACGTCGTCAGTCGCAACAAGGCGCTGGAGGCCTTCCCGATGCTCCGCGCGCACAACCTGGCTGGTGGTGTTGTGTACTACGATGGCCAGCAGAACGACACGCGTATGAACAttgcgctcgtgctgtCGGCTAtccagcatggcgctgTTGCTGCGAATCACTGCGAAGTCGTCGCGCTCAACAAGTCGGACAAGGGCCGCATTATTGGTGCGCGTCTGCGTGATCAGATGACGGGAGATGAGTTTGACATTCGTGCGAAGGGCGTGGTGAATGCCACGGGTCCCTTCTGTGATGCCATTCGCAGGATGGATGAACCAACGGTGTCGGAGATTGTGTCGCCATCGTCGGGTGTGCACGTTACGTTCCCTGGTTACTTTAGTCCCCGTGGCATGGGTCTGCTCGACCCTGCGACGAGTGACGGCCGTGTGATCTTTTTCCTGCCCTGGCAAGGTGCCACGATTGCCGGCACGACGGATGTGGCCTGCAAGGTCGAACCGCACCCGCTGCCCGGTGAGAAAGAGATTGAATGGATCCTGGACGAAGTGAGGAACTACCTCAACACCGATGTGACGGTCAAGCGCTCGGACGTGCTGAGTGCCTGGAGTGGCCTCCGCCCGCTGGTCAAGGACCCCTCTGCCCCCGACACGCAGAGTCTCGTGCGTAATCACATGATCCACGTGAGTGACAGCGGCCTGCTGACGATCTCGGGTGGTAAGTGGACGACCTACCGTGAGATGGCGGAACAAACCGTGGACCGTGCCGTGGAAGCATTTAACCTCAAGCCGATCCGCGACTGCGTCACGTCGCAGGTGCGCTTGATTGGTAGCCACTCGTGGTCGCGCACCATGTATGTCCGCTTGCTCCAGGAGTTTGGACTCGACACAGACGTTGCCTTCCATCTCTCGAACTCGTACGGCGATCGCGCATGGAGTGTGTGCTCCATTGCCAAGCCCACGGGCGAGCGCTACCCCCTGCACGGCATCCGCCTCGACTCCCAGCTGCCGTACATCGAGGCCGAGGTCCGCtacgcgacgcgctccgAGTTCGCCGTCAAGGCCACCGACTTTAtcgcacgtcgctcgcgcatgTCCTTCCTCAACACGGAGGCCACCATTGAGGCGCTCCCACGCATCGTCGATATCATGGGCGAGGAACTCGACTGGTCCGAGACGCGCAAGCAGGCCGAGTTTAGCAACGCCATCCTGTTCATGGCCTCCATGGGTGTGGACATGACGCGTGTGAGCGAACTTGCCAAAGAAAGCCTCGTCAAGGCGCGTACGTGGAAGGACCATAACTCTCCTCGCCACTTGAGTCCTGCGCTCTCAGCCAGCCCTGTGATGTCGACCTAG
- a CDS encoding cell cycle checkpoint protein, producing MPRPTTRTDSRLGGRLAFVDRTCAPARRLRPLSGTRIVGDEPTLSTLAVHKRKVGDVRAWLTEALEGPPLLAKHRRILVLTGPAGAGKTATVRALSHRDALHFDVVEWLNQEAYSDRGMTRSVCEQFRSFLLSTARFRPLPLASRHCAARSQSRCVLLVEDWPNISHLETRHGVHAALEQFLEAVPHMPLILIVSDSIPRADTEAWDGSMDWRARLAGQMDIRTAVSERVRMHPACAEIRFNPLTPRMIQSALARQAPHIPISVLADLSEASGGDIRRACTAAQAPTQLSQSDAALALFHALGRLLYNKRLGDPDVMDHRLAEPLPLHRPRRSMVDVEALWTQLPVDASTFQLYVHHNLLQFADDVDHVVTALDAMSYADTIRLSSHGSYAEQYAFECMARGVLLSLPSPVQRRGQQLTKPALWEAMERRRACDEVFWRVVSDDVRCGRARCRIDELASYVLPLSARTSHTWSAIAAPLTHFRETTNVGAVVQEALDALDEAHASELANDIPNCTSHVEDEVDATYADEASIASSLDDLDEDDLDTIAAEPST from the coding sequence ATGCCACGTCCAACGACGCGTACAGACAgccgcctcggcggccgtcTTGCGTTTGTCGATCGGACCTGTGCACCGGCACGCAGGCTTCGGCCATTATCTGGTACGCGCATAGTCGGCGATGAGCCGACGCTTTCCACCCTTGCTGTTCACAAGCGCAAGGTTGGTGAcgtgcgtgcatggctcACTGAGGCGCTGGAGGGACCACCTTTGCTGGCTAAGCACCGCCGCATCCTCGTGCTAACAGGTCCGGCGGGTGCTGGAAAAACCGCGACGGTGCGCGCTTTGTCGCATCGCGATGCCCTGCATTTTGACGTGGTTGAGTGGCTGAATCAAGAAGCGTATAGCGACCGTGGCATGACACGTTCGGTATGCGAGCAGTTTCGCTCATTCTTATTATCAACCGCTCGGTTCAGACCATTGCCATTGGCATCAAGACACTGTGCCGCGCGCTCTCAGTCGCGGTGCGTGCTGCTTGTCGAAGACTGGCCCAATATATCGCATCTCGAGACACGTCATGGCGTGCATGCCGCCCTTGAGCAGTTTCTCGAGGCTGTGCCGCATATGCCATTGATTCTAATCGTGTCCGATAGCATTCCACGAGCTGACACCGAAGCGTGGGATGGCTCGATGGACTGGCGAGCACGTCTTGCTGGGCAGATGGACATTCGGACAGCCGTGTCAGAACGGGTACGCATGCATCCGGCGTGTGCCGAGATCCGCTTCAATCCACTCACGCCGCGCATGATTCAAAGTGCATTGGCACGGCAAGCACCACATATACCCATAAGCGTCTTGGCTGACCTTTCCGAGGCTTCCGGCGGCGATATTCGTCGAGCTTGCACGGCTGCGCAGGCACCGACGCAGTTGTCCCAGTCAGATGCAGCACTAGCGCTCTTTCATGCGCTGGGTCGTCTCTTGTACAACAAGCGCTTGGGTGATCCTGACGTGATGGATCATCGACTGGCTgagccgctgccgctccATCGAccgcggcgctcgatggTCGATGTTGAGGCACTGTGGACGCAGCTTCCTGTGGACGCCTCGACATTTCAATTGTATGTCCACCATAATCTGCTCCAGTTTGCGGACGACGTGGATCATGTCGTGACGGCACTGGACGCTATGAGCTATGCGGATACGATACGCCTCTCTTCGCACGGTTCGTATGCTGAGCAATACGCGTTCGAGTGCATGGCACGCGGTGTGCTTTTGTCGCTTCCGTCACCTGTACAACGCCGTGGCCAGCAGCTGACGAAGCCAGCGCTTTGGGAAGCCATGGAACGCAGACGTGCATGTGATGAGGTGTTTtggcgcgtcgtgtccGATGACGTGCGCTGtgggcgtgcgcgatgccgcATAGACGAATTGGCATCGTACGTTCTTCCTCTatcggcacgcacgagccatACATGGTCAGCGATCGCTGCGCCTCTCACCCACTTTCGCGAAACGACGAATGTGGGGGCAGTGGTCCAAGAAGCACTAGATGCcttggacgaggcgcatgcATCCGAGCTCGCTAACGATATACCCAATTGCACATCTCATGTGGAAGACGAGGTGGATGCAACTTATGCGGACGAAGCCTCAATCGCTAGCTCGCTGGACGACCTtgacgaagacgacttGGATACCATAGCTGCGGAGCCCTCCACCTAA
- a CDS encoding importin-7: METLLRLFPSTLSPDVHVRRASEQELHQLESQPGMLAASFQLVASPEVDTSIRQAAAIYVKNRISRTWDASLARGFSDAPSAVSDQDKEVVRSGLLPTIASLPPTLRVHIASAMYSIVRCDFPQAWPTLTEEIVKLLSSGEQLQIFAGVRALLELVRAFRFDCTDSKLESIVSHTFPALLATVSALMDSDHSDLPAVGEIVYYAMKTYKTSMMVTLTQHQQSNESIVPWGSVMLRIVQKSVVTDADADADAREKAPWWKAKKWAFYSLNKLFSRYGTPSQLAASMKMYKPFAETFIHNFAPEILKAYLHTADGIVSQHVWVSKPVLRHLLTFFSECIRPKSMWQLLRPHMQQIIETLVYPHLCFSDEDEELWELDPIDFVRLGSDPFEELGTPSSAASMLLNVTVTRRTKSMFEPTLTFITHVLNAYPAQCTARQFDGALRMCMTICQTMVHHENVQNMLDAFFVQHVLPVLKSPEPFLRLRACALIHAFDSAGMKWQTSQSLETAFRGVMDCIMDTELPVRVKAAEAMGELVAHDEVHNAVAPNACRLMQELLKLSDETDLDVLMTTQEKIVNNFAEELLPFSVDLTQQMANNYMRLLQDNLAGAGVDGGVDGVHAFNMDQGEEDKYFAAMGCLSTMYQMVTTADSRPDILAELEKVLLPVVAFTIQTETLDLYDDCFQLTDVLTYYQKSVSPAMWDIFTLMYKSFKSSGIDYLSEMIGTFDNCASYGTEMLRQHAEYRHMLIDIFHTAISSDQLVSSDRIAACQIAEVVLLLLRGYVDDAVPGILTALLPFLDKSTESHLLRKWAALIVLESMYYNPTLSLSILESHGATQAFFATVLPMLTKCRRVHECKVAIVALLSLLAMDPQSVPAALRNGYPHLFGALLTQLKALPKLVAQRKELHKVFDEGLDDLDDDVNAALDEFDDDADVQEDDNDYLQLLAEEANRVRAQVHIADGDAPADDGIGSADDLEDDFDDDDLVYESPLESVPVYEPFRAVIRQLQTQQADLFQSLTASLNEQQQQDLQQVYDLQDSEDTGTSA, from the coding sequence ATGGAAACGCTCCTACGACTGTTTCCGTCTACGCTTAGTCCCGACGTCcatgtgcgtcgtgcgtctgAGCAGGAGCTGCACCAGCTCGAAAGCCAACCTGGGATGCTTGCCGCGTCCTTCCAGCTCGTAGCCTCGCCAGAAGTCGACACTTCTATCCGCCAGGCGGCTGCGATCTATGTCAAGAACCGCATTTCGCGTACTTGGGACGCATCTCTAGCCCGAGGCTTTTCTGATGCGCCGTCTGCCGTGTCCGACCAAGACAAGGAGGTGGTGCGCTCAGGGCTGCTCCCGACGATtgcatcgctgccgccgacACTGCGTGTGCATATTGCTAGTGCCATGTACTCGATTGTGCGCTGCGATTTCCCACAGGCATGGCCGACGCTGACGGAAGAGATCGTCAAGTTACTGAGTTCTGGTGAGCAGCTCCAGATCTTTGCCGGCGTTCGagcgctgctcgagcttgtCCGTGCGTTCCGCTTCGACTGTACAGACTCGAAGCTAGAGAGCATCGTTTCACACACGTTCCCGGCGCTGCTTGCCACGGTAAGTGCCTTAATGGACTCGGACCACAGCGATCTGCCGGCCGTTGGCGAGATTGTATACTATGCTATGAAGACGTACAAGACGAGTATGATGGTGACGCTGACGCAGCATCAACAGTCGAACGAGAGTATTGTACCGTGGGGCTCAGTCATGCTGCGTATCGTACAGAAAAGTGTGGTCAccgatgccgacgccgatgccgacgccaGGGAAAAGGCGCCCTGGTGGAAGGCGAAAAAGTGGGCTTTCTATTCGCTAAACAAGCTCTTTTCGCGGTACGGAACGCCATCCCAGCTGGCAGCGAGCATGAAGATGTACAAGCCATTCGCCGAAACGTTCATCCACAACTTTGCTCCCGAGATCCTCAAGGCATACCTACACACGGCCGATGGCATCGTGTCGCAGCACGTTTGGGTCAGCAAGCCTGTCCTTCGTCACCTACTTACCTTCTTCTCTGAGTGTATTCGTCCCAAGTCCATGTGGCAGCTGCTTCGTCcgcacatgcagcagattatcgagacgctcgtgTATCCGCACCTGTGCTTCTCagatgaagacgaggagCTATGGGAGCTTGACCCCATCGATTTTGTGCGTCTGGGCTCTGATCCTTTCGAGGAGCTGGGTACGCCATCAAGTGCCGCCAGCATGCTTCTGAATGTGACCGTCACACGCCGCACCAAGTCCATGTTTGAGCCGACGCTAACGTTCATCACGCACGTTCTGAATGCGTATCCGGCCCAATGCACCGCCAGGCAGTTTGACGGGGCGCTTCGCATGTGCATGACGATATGCCAGACGATGGTGCACCACGAAAATGTGCAAAACATGCTTGATGCGTTTTTTGTACAGCATGTACTGCCTGTGCTCAAGAGCCCAGAGCCATTTCTGCGTTtgcgcgcatgtgcgcTGATCCATGCTTTCGACAGTGCCGGCATGAAGTGGCAGACGAGCCAGAGTCTCGAGACGGCTTTCCGTGGCGTGATGGACTGCATCATGGACACGGAGCTGCCGGTGCGTGTCAAGGCAGCAGAGGCCATGGGTGAGCTCGTGGCTCACGACGAAGTGCATAACGCTGTGGCACCGAATGCGTGCCGTCTTATGCAGGAACTGCTCAAGCTTTCGGATGAGACGGACCTCGATGTGCTTATGACGACACAGGAAAAAATCGTCAACAACTTTGCCGAGGAGCTCCTGCCGTTTTCTGTCGACCTCACGCAACAGATGGCGAACAACTACATGCGGCTACTGCAGGATAACCTCGCTGgcgcgggcgtcgacggcggcgtcgacggcgtgcaTGCCTTCAACATGGACCAGGGCGAAGAGGACAAGTACTTTGCCGCTATGGGCTGCCTGAGTACGATGTACCAGATGGTCACGACTGCCGACTCACGTCCTGACATTCTCGCTGAACTTGAAAAAGTGCTGCTCCCGGTCGTGGCGTTCACGATCCAGACCGAAACGCTCGACCTGTACGACGACTGCTTCCAACTCACAGACGTGCTTACCTATTATCAAAAGAGCGTGTCGCCTGCCATGTGGGACATTTTCACGCTCATGTACAAGTCGTTCAAGTCGAGTGGCATCGATTACCTATCAGAAATGATTGGCACGTTTGACAACTGTGCATCGTACGGCACAGAGATGCTTCGTCAGCACGCCGAGTATCGCCACATGCTAATCGACATCTTCCATACGGCCATCTCGAGCGACCAACTCGTCTCGAGCGACCGCATTGCTGCTTGTCAAATTGCCGAAGTCGTCCTGCTCCTTTTGCGTGGCTACGTCGACGATGCAGTGCCTGGTATTCTCACTGCGCTGCTCCCCTTCCTTGACAAGTCGACCGAATCGCATCTGCTCCGCAAATGGGCTGCGCTCATTGTGCTCGAGTCGATGTACTACAACCCGACTTTGTCTCTTAGCATCCTCGAGTCGCACGGCGCGACGCAAGCCTTCTTTGCGACAGTGCTGCCGATGCTCACCAAGTGCCGACGCGTGCATGAGTGCAAGGTCGCCATTGTCGCGTTGCTTTCGCTTCTTGCGATGGACCCGCAGTCTGTGCCCGCCGCCCTGCGGAATGGCTACCCTCATCTCTTCGGCGCCTTGCTCACGCAACTCAAGGCCCTGCCCAAACTCGttgcgcagcgcaaggAGCTGCACAAGGTGTTCGATGAGGGCCTCGATGACTTGGATGACGATGTGAATGCGGCCCTGGACGAATTTGATGACGATGCGGATGTCCAGGAAGATGATAATGACTatctgcagctgctggccgaggagGCCAACCGTGTCCGCGCGCAAGTTCACATCGCCGACGGTGACGCACcggccgacgacggcatCGGTAGTGCAGACGACCTGGAAGACGACTTTGATGATGATGACCTGGTGTACGAGTCGCCCCTCGAAAGCGTACCAGTATATGAGCCGTTCCGCGCCGTTATTCGGCAGCTGCAGACTCAGCAGGCGGACCTGTTCCAGAGCCTCACGGCGAGTCTGAacgagcagcagcaacaaGATTTGCAGCAGGTCTATGATCTACAAGACTCAGAAGATACCGGCACCTCGGCCTAG
- a CDS encoding succinate dehydrogenase assembly factor 2 translates to MWMIRAAAPAAKAASRAALLPRSRAWHACAVLCSKDTLSDPFPLPFSKELDPKQRAEGVNLASERQGVEGMSVPIRVPNRENEPRPRLLARLQYQCRKRGTLETDLLLSTFAQSELASLPDEELHELDALLDEPDWDIFYWCTDRKPVPERWQASFTTQGRLGYRLRIHTRNDHGLVRRFPPLKGDIQSPSA, encoded by the coding sequence ATGTGGATGATCcgagctgccgcgccggcggcgAAGGCCGCGTCGCgggcggcgctgctgccgcgctcgcgtgCCTGGCATGCATGTGCTGTGCTGTGCAGTAAAGATACGCTATCTGACCCTTTTCCCCTGCCCTTTTCCAAAGAACTGGATCCCAAGCAGCGTGCTGAAGGCGTCAACCTGGCGAGTGAGCGCCAGGGCGTGGAAGGTATGAGCGTGCCCATTCGCGTTCCCAATCGTGAGAATGAGCCACGTCCGCGTTTGCTGGCACGCCTCCAGTATCAATGCAGGAAACGtggcacgctcgagacggACCTGTTGCTCAGCACGTTTGCGCAAAGCGAGCTGGCATCGCTGCCGGATGAGGAGCTCCATGAGCTCGATGCACTCCTTGACGAACCGGATTGGGACATTTTCTACTGGTGTACAGACCGCAAGCCAGTGCCCGAGCGGTGGCAAGCATCGTTCACGACACAGGGCCGGTTAGGGTACAGACTACGTATTCATACACGGAATGACCATGGCCTTGTGCGGCGATTTCCGCCACTCAAAGGCGATATTCAATCGCCCTCTGCCTAG
- a CDS encoding large subunit ribosomal protein L37Ae, which translates to MSKRTVKVGITGKYGTRYGSSLRRQIKNIEISQHSRYTCSFCGKDTVKRKAVGIWDCSACKKVVAGGAWSMNTTAAATVRSTIRRLREISEA; encoded by the exons ATG TCTAAGCGCACTGTTAAGGTTGGAATCACAGGCAAGTACGGCACGCGCTACGGCTcgtcgctgcgtcgccaAATCAAGAACATTGAAATCTCGCAGCACAGCCGCTACACGTGCTCGTTCTGTGGTAAGGACACCGTGAAGCGCAAGGCTGTGGGTATTTGGGACTGCAGTGCGTGCAAGAAGGTCGtcgccggcggcgcctggTCGATGAACACGACGGCCGCAGCTACTGTGCGCAG CACGATCCGTCGTCTGCGTGAGATCAGCGAGGCATAA
- a CDS encoding DnaJ subfamily C member 19, whose protein sequence is MTMWWPTARASVRQLYAVRTPMAWASRSMMTSPFRPTTPLLLQATQPKEMTMPVVVGCGLVGAGLIAMMMRPTGSTGGKWVKGGFQAKMDRKEAIQILGLREASVNRNRIKEAHRRMMIANHPDRGGSPYLASKINEAKDLLERTTSR, encoded by the exons ATGACTATGTGGTGGCCCACAGCGCGTGCATCTGTGCGGCAGCTCTACGCTGTGCGCACACCTATGGCATGGGCGTCTCGCTCGATGATGACCTCGCCGTTCAGGCCGACGACTCCGCTTCTACTgcaggcgacgcagccCAAGGAGATGACCATGCCGGTCGTGGTGGGATGTGGCCTGGTTGGCGC TGGCCTGATTGCTATGATGATGCGCCCTACAGGTTCGACGGGGGGCAAATGGGTCAAGGGCGGCTTCCAGGCCAAGATGGATCGAAAAGAAGCGATTCAGATTTTGGGTTTGCG CGAAGCTAGTGTCAATCGTAATCGCATCAAGGAGGCACACCGCCGTATGATGATTGCGAACCACCCAGACCGTGGCGGATCGCCCTACCTCGCTAGCA AAATCAACGAGGCCAAGGACCTACTAGAACGCACCACGTCGCGTTGA
- a CDS encoding WD domain, G-beta repeat protein: MHTAQATHLFQSDASLAQGRDRASKAQRTASGAVHGSPIWLGMHGSAKLDGSDAPPSVDMARLAERAAGADGGVHKVITAHRPNDTSSPFLWTAESGRVARCTHLESGRVVQLVRGHAGPVSGLATWSVSDHRAFVCTASWDRCIRIWPVLPGKRPPCLVKLDEAGADLLKALCVDPVHCILYAGGNDKTVRAWNLAPLSKWAHDLDDAAWAALATVPAPCPVPTVRGALQGQHTRPIVCISTLPPPPHGAVVANDVPEPGTVFSADSMGRVLQVTPDLSVVRELNGHETSVNDIKPVWREEDDTWTAHVWTASSDQSVRCFPLSSQKDRPARWGARSSHAGDVLGSQPPVYATHMIPVPCKAHAVLPLRDETVLVGMEDGTLQVYRDDQPETALDGHWHNVTYAGWWTTPQAYVVTASLDGTVRRWPLSMLEGHMPETPAAAALTAEEEAELAELMEGEV, translated from the coding sequence ATGCACACGGCGCAAGCGACGCATCTCTTTCAGTCGGATGCGTCCCTGGCACAAGGGCGCGATCGCGCATCGAaagcgcagcgcacggctTCTGGtgccgtgcatggctcTCCCATCTGGCTCGGGATGCATGGCAGCGCAAAATTAGACGGGAGCGATGCCCCGCCCTCAGTCGACATGGCacgcctcgccgagcgtgcggcGGGTGCGGATGGCGGCGTGCACAAGGTGATTACTGCTCACCGACCCAATGACACTTCTTCTCCCTTCCTTTGGACAGCTGAGAGTGGGCGCGTGGCGCGGTGCACGCATCTTGAGTCCGGtcgcgtcgtgcagctcgttCGTGGACATGCCGGCCCCGTGTCCGGACTCGCCACCTGGTCCGTGTCAGACCACCGTGCATTTGTGTGCACAGCGTCGTGGGATCGGTGCATCCGAATTTGGCCTGTGCTGCCCGGTAAGCGTCCGCCATGCCTGGTCAAGCTGGATGAGGCAGGCGCCGACCTACTCAAGGCCCTGTGTGTCGATCCCGTGCACTGTATCTTGTACGCTGGCGGCAATGACAAGACGGTGCGTGCATGGAATCTTGCACCGCTATCGAAATGGGCGCACGACctggacgacgcggcatgGGCAGCATTGGCGACGGTCCCTGCCCCGTGTCCCGTACCCACGGTACGTGGCGCGCTGCAAGGTCAACACACGCGTCCGATCGTGTGCATCTCTACGctgccaccgccgccgcacggTGCGGTCGTCGCGAACGATGTGCCAGAACCAGGCACGGTCTTTTCGGCGGATTCCATGGGCCGCGTCCTGCAGGTGACGCCTGACCTGTCTGTTGTCCGCGAACTGAATGGCCACGAGACGAGTGTGAATGACATCAAGCCCGTGTGGCGTGAAGAGGATGACACATGGACGGCGCATGTGTGGACGGCATCCAGTGACCAGAGCGTGCGATGCTTTCCTCTATCGTCGCAGAAAGACAGGCCGGCTCGATGGGGTGCTCGCTCGTCGCATGccggcgacgtgctgggATCGCAGCCGCCCGTGTATGCGACGCACATGATACCCGTACCGTGCAAGGCCCACGCGGTGCTTCCTTTGCGCGATGAGACCGTGCTTGTCGGCATGGAGGACGGCACGCTACAAGTGTACCGTGACGATCAGCCGGAGACGGCGCTGGATGGACACTGGCATAATGTGACGTATGCTGGTTGGTGGACGACGCCCCAGGCCTACGTGGTGACGGCGTCCCTGGATGGCacggtgcgccgctggcccCTCTCGATGCTAGAAGGGCACATGCCTGAGACGcccgctgctgctgcgcttACTGCGGAGGAGGAGGCTGAGCTTGCTGAACTAATGGAAGGGGAGGTCTAG